In the Parashewanella tropica genome, GGCCATGATCCCCATCAAAGAAGCCCATTTGTAATCCAACACCCTTTCTAAAATAGGTTTATAGATGCGAATATTGAAGCCGTTAAGCCCAGCTTGGGCCAAGGATTGGATCTTCGAAAGCCCTTTAATCGAAGCGGGCTTGTTCGACAACTGGGCTAAGTGAGACGGTAAGATAAATTTGCTTTCTATCAAGGAGAAGAGCAAGGCAAAGATCACCACCGCAGAAAAGCCTGCCAGTACCTTAGCAAAATCATTGTTTATCCATAACATGGGAGAGAAAGCAACGATGGTGGTGAGCACCCCAAATACAGTGGCAACGGCCACCGAATGTACCCCATGCCACGCCGCTTGTTTTCCTTGTGGATACTGTCCTCGCTTTTCATGGATAGCCTCACCCACAACAACCGCGTCATCCACTAGAATACCCAGCACCAGAATAAAACCGAATAAGGTAATGTCGTTAATGCTGTAATTGGTCAGATACATTGAGGCCATGGTACCGGCCATCGCCACTGGGATACCCACAGCGACCCATAGTGCCAAACGGACCTCTAAAAAGATACCAAGCAATATGATAACAATCAGTAAACCTTGCCACGCGTTTGTTCCAAGTCTGCCTAGCTGATCCTCAATATAAGGCGCCATATCAGCCATGGTGTTAAGCTCGATATCGCTTGGCAATAATAGCCGTTGTTGAGCCAATGTTTGCTCAATCGCTTGACTGATATGAAGCAAGTTATCTTTTTGACTGGTGCTGATCAGTAAGGCAATCGCATTGTTGCCATTATTACGTACAATGGCATCGCTACGCTCATAACCACGGCGAATTTTGGCAATATCCCCTAATCGCACCGTGCCTGTCGGTCGGGAAACCAGAGTAAGTTTTTTCAGCTTTTGCACATCATCAGCATAACCATCACCACGAATGGTCATGCGGCCACTGTCACTGACTAGCTCACCGGTACGAGAAACCAATGACATTTTTTCAATCGCAAACGCCACTTGATTAAAGCTCAATCCCAGTCGCTTCAAGGCATCGGGGTCGACCTCAATCAGTAATTGCGGTCTACGGCTACCCCAGTTGGAGACTTTAGAGATCTTTGGATGTTTTTTTAACGCTTGCTCAACCTGCTTGGCTATCGGCTGCAAAGCTTCATCACTTCGAGCACCTGAAATCACCACATAAGCGGCAAGGTTGGTGAATTCATTACGAGTTACTTGAGGAGGTTCAGCCTTAGTGGGAAAACCGCTGATGGCATTAACTCGATTACGAATATCATCCAATAATGCATCCAAATCAGCGCTGCTATTTTTTTGCACCACAACACTCGACATACCAGCACTGGACTCGCTGGTGATCTGTTTGATGCCTGCAATATCACTGATAGACTCTTCAATGCGCTGGGTGACACTCTCATCAATTTGCTGAGCACTGCCCCCGGGATACACGGTTGTTATCGATATGGATGAGGGGGCAATTTGTGGAAAGGACTCAACCCTAAGTTGACCGAACGCCAATACACCACTGGCGATAATGGCAAACATCAACAAATTGGCCCCTACAGGGTTATTAATAAACCATCGTGTTAACCAACTCATTGTGCTGTCTCCAGCCCTTTAATAACAGGAGAGACTTGCTGACCAGACAACATCGACAACAAAGGGTAAATCACAACACGACGTCTACGCTCGCTGTTGTGTTTGAAACGAACATAAACCAGCTCTTGCGCAGCCTCCACCACATCAACCCATTCTTTTTGCAATCGATTGTGCGCATCAAGCGTCCACACATATCCATCACGAGTTAGGGCGCAGGCCTTAATTTTAGCGACATTAGGTTGACGACCTAAAGCGATGTACACAGAGACTTGCTGATTCGGCAGTAACCGAGTGTCCCCTTGATAAGGATGTTTAACAAATAGCACGAATTGTCGTTGCCGAGTCACTTTGTCCACCATAGGCTCGACATAGCGCAGCTGTGCATTCCACTGAGTACCACTGCGAGTAGACACAGACATATCAAGATTATTGAGCGCAGGTTGAATGTGCTGCCAATGCCGTTCAGACACAGGTAGTTCAACATCAAGCGTATCACTGGCAGCAAGCTCAAATAGACTCTGGCCTGCTGTGACCCATTCTCCCGGGCTCACCTGCTTTTGCAGGACAATGGCATCAAATGGCGCTATAATATTGGCTTCGGATAACAAAGTTTTTGCACTAACCAGCGCTTGCTGTGCTTGCTTTAGCCGAGCTTTGGCGGCTAATACTTGTGGCTCCCGGCGGGCATAAGAAGAAGCCGTTTTTGCCGATAATAAGGAAAGTGCCACCGTCTGTTCATGCAGTTCCTGCTTGAGATTAAGCTCAGATTGTTTAAGTTCACTGTAGGCTTGCGCCACGTTGGCTTTAAGGGTGTTAGTATTTAACTGAGCGAGTTTCTGCCCTTTTTTGATCAAGCTGCCTGGTGTGATATCTGGATTTAACCAGATAAGCTGAGCATTACTGGACGCCTTCAATTGAATCGGCCAGCGTGCCGATGTCGTTGCTAATAACTTCAACTGGGCATTATGAATACTCGGGCTCACTTCTTGTACTGTGACAGGCCTTATAGCATCTGACTTAGGCTTAATTTCAGTAGGTTCAGGCTGCAATGCGCCAACCATTACCACCGCCAAGACAATCGCTCCGCATCCCGCTAAGATTGCATATACTTGTTTCATCATCAGCTATTCCTATTAATCTTGTTGCGAGGGTGATTGATTAAGTCGTTGGCTTATTTCAAACAGTCGCGACAAGGCTTGTAATGTCACGGGTAACATCACAGCCGTTTGAACAAACTCTAGAGAATAAGTCACAATCGAAAACACTTGGCCGACACTCGGCTCGACTAAACTGCTCACCATCCATAGATTGCCCAATACAGCCGCAAATAACACCATAAAGATCAGTCCATATACGAGTGCCTCTGTATCCGATAACTTGATTTCACAACGCTTCAGTGCTTCAAAATGGGTGCGAATTGCAGCAAAAGGTTGACCACCAAGCACTTTCACTTGCTGCTCAAGTTGATCATTGAGCGCACCGTTTAAGCGGGAAAACGATTGGTGGAACATCATATAAATAACAAGCATGCCAATGCCTGCACCTAATACGCATACGGCAAATTTGTAATGAAAGGTCGATAAAATAACTACGGTTGCCACCAACTGGACTAAAGCGGTAATGAGCGATGGAAGATCTTCTTCTAAAAAATCTACGAGTTCGCGTGACATGGTTAAGCGTGCATCTTTTACCGACAAGTGTTCTTGGCGCAAATTACGCTCAACCACCCTCGATAATTTAACCCGAATACTCCCGTATACACGGGTATCATAAACTCGTCGCAACACACTGGCGATAACCAACACAAATAGGATCAATCCAAATAAGATCAAGGGTTGCATATCTTGTTTAAGCATTCCATCAATGGCATGACCAATAAACAAGGGAATTAAAATCAAGAATACATTTTCTATCAACACCAGAAACCAAGTGAACATGACTTTAGCTGGGTTAAGTCGAATGATGGAACCTAGGGTAATAGGGTGACTAAACAGCACGATATACTCCAACAATAATGATGGAGTTAGTATTACTTATTCTTAAATAAAAAAAGTGTCCAAAACTGCTGTTCTATTGGAATGAGAAGGAAACGTTCCTCAGCTTATTGTTAGAGTGTAAAGTGAATAAAAATTAACTGTTAAGGCGTTTCGGGGTTTGAAACAATAAACGCCCATGCTCTTGATGCAAGCCGTTAGCTAGCCTATGTCAATCCCAAGCGCTCCCCCACTATCGCCGCCACCGATATCGTATGAGATAGAAGAGTATGTAATGTGTGAGCACTGTGACGCTTCGTTCATTTTGCAAGAGCTTAGTCAATGGTTTGAAACTAAACATCAGCAAGTCGTAAAGCCTCTTATTTCTCAGATGTTTGACCATGAGCTTCCTGTTATGAAGTTACATGCTTGGAAACAGCTACTCCAATACGCATTTCGCTTTGAGGATTTGGGTTTAGTCATCACTCCACAACGTCATTTAGTTGCGGTTTTTAAAGGTAAAAAGCCGGTCGAAATAACGCTTAAAAATACTTTAGACCAACAACTAATAGATTTGGATGAGTATTTTGCAAGAGCAATCGCTTCGTCTAGAGTTACAAATACCTTTGAATCTTTTTGCCTCGACATTCCTCGAACTGACGCCGTATTTGTGAACGCTCAAGAACAAAAAGCGTTTTCTTGTGGGGATAGGATCAAAGACTCTGAAAAAGTGAACTATGGACAAGCTTTTTTTGCATCCGCAACCGATAAGCAATTAATCTACCGTTTTTGTAATCAATTTTTTCCTATAGTACTGATGGAGCAACTTGAAGCATATGCTGAATTGTGTGAGTACTATCATTTTACTCAAAATTATATCTTTGAGTGCTTAGCAAAAAACCAATACTTATTGACTTGCCAGTTAATTTGCTGTCATCCCAAAAATCCATGCTATCCTGGCATTATTCGATACTCTGGTTCTGAATACATCAAATCTATCCTGGTAGTAGCTTCTGTATTAGTGATTGGAAGTCAGTTTATGTGCGTTAATTTCGATAAAAGCGTTAAAAGTGTTGATCCAGAAGCTCTGAAAGACTTTGAACATAAAGGATATGTACTAAAGACAATCACTAAACCAGTCACGCTCCCACCTCCTAAAAAGCATATGTTTTCTAGATGGCGATTAAGAAACCCAGAGGCTTAATCAACCTAAGCTCAGGTTAATCAGAATCAACTCCCGATGATGAGTTCAGGCTCTGTCTGTCTTCCTGTTGTGCACGAAGCTTTTGTAATGCAATATTATCTTCTGAATCTGACCCCGAACTGTCTTCCACATCGGATACTGGCGGTGTAACCACCATGGTAAAATGAGCCTGTTGTTTTTGCTGCTCAATGTCATCATGAGGTATTGATGCACCATCAGGAACAGGCTCAGCCGCAGCAGGAGGTATCGCCACACTCATTACCTGACGTTGTTTCATGGTTAATTGCTCAAATTCCTGCTGTAATTTGTCTTGTTGAGATTGATTTTCCTTAAGTAATCTCAACAATGGTTTGATCATCTGTGTCCCTTTTTCGGCTTGATTATCTAACCAACGCATAACGTCTTCATAATTCAACGGGCACTGTCTTTCAATGTCAGCACTTTCGCGAATTAACTCATTGAATCTCGAAGCAACAATAATGTCTTGTTCCGTCATTGGCTCTTTAGTTACAGGGTTCTTACCACAATGCTGGATATGCCTTATCAACTGTTTTTTTTCATAAACATTCCCCTCGCTATCCATACAGGGTTCAACCAGCTCATGGCATTTTTTCCCTGAAATGGGGCAACGTACACAATTGCTAAACTGCTTAAAAAACCCCAAAGCGTTTGCCAATAATTGAAAGCTAGCCACACAATCACTGGCTTTAACGGTTGGAAAAATATAAAACGCTCGATCATAGACCTGCCCTTGTGCTTTCTCGGCTAGATCTAGCTTAAATTGCTCAGATTCAGGGTGAAATTGAAAGTCAATGTTCCCCGCAACACATTCTGGTAATTGCTCTTGCGCCAGTAAAAAGTGCTTGTACTTCCATACCCCTTCTACAGACGGGGCAAATGCGCAATCTTGTGCGAATGGACGAAATGGAGTTATCACCTGTACTTTTCGCTTAAACGGAAAGCTATCAAAGTAATCTGACAAAATTTCAGGCTGCTCTTTGGCAAAAGAAAAATACACTAAATCGACATTTTTAGTTAACAAGCTCCCCAACAAAGTGGATATCTTTTTGATGACATCAGGCTCACCTTTGTTAATGGGCACAATCACAAATTGATTTTCATCTAGGTTTTTGATCACCAGCACCCTTGAGTCTCAAGGGTTACTGATAATTGGTATTTTTGGTGATGGGTCAAAATATGATTAACAGAGCCATCTCTAACATCCGCTGTGACTAATTGCGTTTTGGAATCCCAAACCAGAGGGCTGGGTTTAACGCCATCGCTCTCTTCTGTTTTTAACTTAATTCCAGCTTGTGGAATTGGAGTTATATCCGGAAGCGTAAATGAGGAGCACAGTGGGTGGCAATCTAAAAAGAATAGGTATAGCTCAAGGTAATCAAAGGTTGGATCGACTTTGGCACGATAGTAAGCTAGCGTCGATACATAAACATATTGGGCAGGAACCAAATTTTCATGCACTCTCTGACGGGAATATCCCTGTCGATATTGCTCTTCCGATGTTTTACCATTCAGCATCACCTCCATGAGCCGCTTACTTTCTTGTGAGGTTTTGGGCTTAAACTCTTCACTCAAAGTAGGAAAAATCAGAGTATCAATAAGATATCGATAAGCTTCCATTTTTGCATTAGGTTTACCTATTTTTTTATAAAGCTGGTATTGCCGCCTCACAATAGTAAAGGCGAGTTTTCGCATGCTCGCGATCAAATCAGAATGGATACCTACCTTGGTAATTTGACCCGTTGCACTTCTCTCTTTCACTGTAGGGTTAGCTAACAAAATTCTCGAAACTTTGTCGTAATACTTCACTAACTCCTCTGTCGGTGCTTTTGTTTTTATTAGGGTGTCAATGTCCTCACAGATGCTTTCGACAGTGATCGGTTTAGCCTTTGTCTCAGCTTGGGACTCTGGAGTAGCAACATCGCGAGTAGCCTCAACTTGGCGGTGCTGTATTTCAGGCACAACAAGCTCACTGAACTGAAAATAACTGTCGATGGCACCACAACTTTTGATTAAACGCTTAATCGCTGGAACAGGGAATATATCTTTCGTTGTCATGGGCTCAGCCGCTATGACAGGATGACGCTTGTACTGAAGCACCCATTTTATTAACTCTGATTCTTCATAGATATTGCCGTAACGATCCATACATGGATTCATTATTTCCGCCGCGTTCTTGAAGGATAACGCACAACACATTTTGTCATTAAACAGTTT is a window encoding:
- a CDS encoding efflux RND transporter periplasmic adaptor subunit gives rise to the protein MMKQVYAILAGCGAIVLAVVMVGALQPEPTEIKPKSDAIRPVTVQEVSPSIHNAQLKLLATTSARWPIQLKASSNAQLIWLNPDITPGSLIKKGQKLAQLNTNTLKANVAQAYSELKQSELNLKQELHEQTVALSLLSAKTASSYARREPQVLAAKARLKQAQQALVSAKTLLSEANIIAPFDAIVLQKQVSPGEWVTAGQSLFELAASDTLDVELPVSERHWQHIQPALNNLDMSVSTRSGTQWNAQLRYVEPMVDKVTRQRQFVLFVKHPYQGDTRLLPNQQVSVYIALGRQPNVAKIKACALTRDGYVWTLDAHNRLQKEWVDVVEAAQELVYVRFKHNSERRRRVVIYPLLSMLSGQQVSPVIKGLETAQ
- a CDS encoding ABC transporter six-transmembrane domain-containing protein, producing the protein MLFSHPITLGSIIRLNPAKVMFTWFLVLIENVFLILIPLFIGHAIDGMLKQDMQPLILFGLILFVLVIASVLRRVYDTRVYGSIRVKLSRVVERNLRQEHLSVKDARLTMSRELVDFLEEDLPSLITALVQLVATVVILSTFHYKFAVCVLGAGIGMLVIYMMFHQSFSRLNGALNDQLEQQVKVLGGQPFAAIRTHFEALKRCEIKLSDTEALVYGLIFMVLFAAVLGNLWMVSSLVEPSVGQVFSIVTYSLEFVQTAVMLPVTLQALSRLFEISQRLNQSPSQQD